A single region of the Pristis pectinata isolate sPriPec2 chromosome 25, sPriPec2.1.pri, whole genome shotgun sequence genome encodes:
- the LOC127582815 gene encoding uncharacterized protein LOC127582815, translating to MVLLVTELAEGAEDSVTLPTCPKVAAAPFLGVELLLPQQVALLQFLGVELLLPQQVALLQFLGVELSWPRQVALLQFLGVELSWPRQVALLQFLGVELSWPRQVALLQFLGVELSLPQQVALLQFLGFELSLPQQVALLQFLGVELSLPQQVALLQFLGVELSLPQQVALLQFLGVELSRPQQVALLQFLGVELSRPQQVALLQFLGVELSLPQQVALLQFLGIELWRPQQAVLLQVLWRELLQLLGWELL from the exons ATGGTGCTTTTGGTCACAGAGCTGgctgagggtgcagaagattcaGTAACTCTACCAACTTGTCCCAAAGTTGCAGCAGCTCCT TTTCTGGGGGTTGAGTTGTTGCTGCCTCAGCAGGTTGCATTGCTGCAGTTTCTGGGGGTTGAGTTGTTGCTGCCTCAGCAGGTTGCATTGCTGCAGTTTCTGGGGGTGGAGTTGTCATGGCCTCGGCAG GTTGCATTGCTGCAGTTTCTGGGGGTTGAGTTGTCGTGGCCTCGGCAGGTTGCATTGCTGCAGTTTCTGGGGGTTGAGTTGTCGTGGCCTCGGCAG GTTGCATTGCTGCAGTTTCTGGGGGTTGAGTTGTCGCTGCCTCAGCAGGTTGCATTGCTGCAGTTTCTGGGGTTTGAGTTGTCGCTGCCTCAACAGGTTGCATTGCTGCAGTTTCTGGGGGTTGAGTTGTCGCTGCCTCAGCAG GTTGCATTGCTGCAGTTTCTGGGGGTTGAGTTGTCGCTGCCTCAGCAGGTTGCATTGCTGCAGTTTCTGGGGGTTGAGTTGTCGCGGCCTCAGCAGGTTGCATTGCTGCAGTTTCTGGGGGTTGAGTTGTCACGGCCTCAGCAG GTTGCATTGCTGCAGTTTCTGGGGGTTGAGTTGTCGCTGCCTCAGCAGGTTGCATTGCTGCAGTTTCTGGGGATTGAGTTGTGGCGGCCTCAGCAAGCTGTATTGTTGCAGGTTCTATGGAGAGAGTTGTTACAACTTTTGGGTTGGGAGCTGTTGTAG